From Archaeoglobus sulfaticallidus PM70-1:
CTCTCCACCGTTCAAAGATCTGCGGAAGTCTATCGGTCTTCCAGAGGATTTGCCTGGATCGAGATACGCGAATGGTGTGGCGGAGATAATAAACCCCGACATCGATCAGGCAGAGCTGTACCTTACGAGGATTGCCCATATCTACCATGCGGTCTTTGCAGTGCTTATCTATGCAACCATCGCAGCCCTCGTTAAGATCTATCGCATGGAAACCGATATTCTGCTGCTGATGCTGACTGGTGTGCTGATGGTCGTAGCAGGCAGTATAGTTTACGCTTACATCGATCACACGTTCTTCTGGCACGGGCTGTTCATAGCAGGTTTAGCAGTTATTTTCTCCAGCGCTTTGCTGCTGCTTTTCAGGTTCAAGCCATCCGAAAAACTCGACTGGGCTGTGCTGGTTGCAGGACTGCTCCTGCTCGGCGGTGCGGTAATAGGCGGGTGGGTTGGCAGCAGCTTTATAGACAGCAATCTCGCCCACGAGTTCCTCATAGCAAAGATCCAGAGCAGGTTCAATCCCGATCTGGCTGAGGAGAGCACAGTCTGGAGAGCTATGACCGGGCATCTGCATGCGATGGTTGCTTTATCTCTCGCTTTAGCCTTCGTAGTTGCCGTGAAGGCAGTTGGGGTCAGACAGAGTAGATTGACGCAGATGGCAGTATATGCCGTGATATTCGGCGAGACTGTAATGGCTCTCGCATCCTACTCCGTGTGGTTTGCCGGAAAGATTGCTCACCTCATAATCACACCTGCAGCTTTGGCTCTGATCTTCGGCACCCTAATGTTGTCCTTCAGAACCGAGAGACCTGAAGCTGCAAGCCCAAAGGGAGCTTTGAGCTGGGGATTGAGGCTGGGAAACCTCTGGGTCTGGGCTTTCGTAGCCGTTCCGGGAGCGATAGTTGCGATAAGTCTCAGAAAGCCCAAATTCTTTAACCCCGAGTTTCGGGCTGAGAGCTGGGACTGGGCAGAGCTTGCTTACAACATAGGTCACTGGCACATACTCCTTGCGATCTGGGGTGTCACTCTTCTGCTGGTTTACTTAGCCATCGTCAGCAAGTCGAGGTTCGCTGCTATAGCCGGATGGACTGCAACTATCGGCATGCTCGGATCAATCGCTGCTGTAAATCTTTACATGCTCGCCAACCCGCCGCTACCGTATGTGCCCAACCCCTACGACAACTTCTGGTTGCAGTACTTCGTAGAGCCGTCGATGGCTATAATGAGTCTTGGTGTTGCAGCCTCCTACTTTGTATTCCTGAAGGATGCGCTTAAAGGAGACACTTAAGAGGTAATTTTTAATTACTATTTTGCTATCTTTGGACTACGGAAAATATAGGAGAGTGTGAGCAAGAAAAAGATCTGAAAGAGCAAGATATGGAGGTATCGCTAATTTCTTCCACCCAACAAAACCTTTTGGAGAGCTTTATACTAGAACACATTGCAGGATTCACACCACTCCAGACTTCTGTGTAATTTGATCCAGTAGCCCCAAGTCCTTAATCTTTTTTAAAACCTCCTCAACCTCCTCCTCAACGCTCATCCTGTCAGTATCAAGTATCAGCTCAGGACTTTCAGGCTCCTCGTATTCACCATCCAAGCCTGTTAGCTCCTTAACCTCTCCCTTCAGAGCTTTCGCATACAAACCCTTGGGATCCCGTTCAATCCTAACCTCAAGCGGGCATCTGAGATACACTTCAACAAAGCTCCCAATTTCTTTCCTCGCGTACTCCCTCCAGGCTCTATACGGAGCTATTACAGATACTATAGTTATAACTCCATTCTTGGCCAGTAGCTTGGCCATTTCAGTGACAACCCGGTTGTGCATCTCCCTCTCCTGCTTGCTGAAGCCCAGATCAGGATAAAGCCTCGATCTAATTCCATCACCATCCAGAACTTCAGCCTGACAACCCATCTCCTGCAACTTCTCAGCCAGTGCCATCGCAAGTGTAGTCTTACCAGCCCCACTCGGACCGGTTAGCCATATAACGAAGCTCATATCAGACTTCTCCCCCTCAGGTCATGCTTTATTCCAAAAAGGGATAGCACAGTTGGGGCGAAATCGTAAATAGAGCACTCCACCATCTTGCTATCGATATCAGGTATATGTAGGGTGAATACTCCATACTCAGAATGGACAGCATCATCCGGGCCGGTATCGTTTTCTGGCAGGTACAGAGAATCATGACCTACTGTACCGGCAGACCTCCAGTACAGATCGTCAAAGTAAACCATCATA
This genomic window contains:
- the cysC gene encoding adenylyl-sulfate kinase, which translates into the protein MSFVIWLTGPSGAGKTTLAMALAEKLQEMGCQAEVLDGDGIRSRLYPDLGFSKQEREMHNRVVTEMAKLLAKNGVITIVSVIAPYRAWREYARKEIGSFVEVYLRCPLEVRIERDPKGLYAKALKGEVKELTGLDGEYEEPESPELILDTDRMSVEEEVEEVLKKIKDLGLLDQITQKSGVV